From Salarias fasciatus chromosome 5, fSalaFa1.1, whole genome shotgun sequence, a single genomic window includes:
- the yod1 gene encoding ubiquitin thioesterase OTU1 isoform X1 — protein sequence MTHSYKNIHFYSVFKLVLMNAEVCAVIDLKSLVLSGRMLRLRCKTKNGSHIMQGLTHQSCVQELKSKVEELTGIPCDVQKIMVGYPPSSLDLRNGDAHLKDYPIKSGDTLIVEEEKNKPKPQERPVVTKAPRLEASPVLARRVVPADNSCLFTSVYYVVEGGVYDPACAPEMRGLIAQIVSSDPAAYSEAVLGKTNDEYCSWIRRDDTWGGAIEVSILSKFYQCEICVVDTQTVRVDRFGEDAGYHKRVLLIYDGIHYDPLQKEVPGSDAPPQTIFSTTDDVILAQALELADEARRKRQFTDVNRFALRCMVCQTGLVGQKEAREHAKETGHTNFGEV from the exons ATGACCCATAGCtataaaaatatacatttttatagtgtttttaaacttgttttgatgAACGCTGAAGTTTGTGCCGTTATAGATCTGAAATCCCTTGTTCTTTCTGGCAGGATGTTGCGGCTACGCTGTAAGACCAAAAATGGAAGCCACATCATGCAGGGCTTGACTCACCAGTCCTGTGTGCAGGAGTTGAAGAGCAAGGTGGAAGAGCTGACTGGGATTCCATGCGACGTTCAAAAAATTATGGTCGGCTACCCACCTTCCAGCCTTGATCTTCGAAATGGAGATGCCCACCTCAAGGATTACCCCATCAAATCag GAGACACACTCATCgttgaagaggagaaaaacaagccaAAGCCTCAGGAACGTCCCGTCGTGACTAAAGCGCCTCGCCTGGAAGCCTCACCTGTGCTCGCGCGTCGGGTGGTGCCAGCCGACAACTCCTGCCTCTTTACCAGTGTTTACTACGTGGTGGAGGGCGGGGTGTACGACCCCGCCTGTGCCCCGGAGATGCGAGGCCTCATCGCCCAGATCGTTTCGAGTGACCCGGCAGCGTACTCGGAAGCAGTGCTGGGAAAAACCAACGATGAGTACTGCTCCTGGATCAGGCGCGACGACACCTGGGGAGGCGCCATCGAGGTGTCCATCCTTTCCAAGTTTTACCAGTGTGAGATCTGCGTGGTGGACACTCAGACGGTCCGGGTCGATCGATTCGGGGAGGACGCCGGCTACCACAAGCGTGTGCTGCTCATCTACGACGGTATCCACTACGACCCGTTGCAGAAAGAGGTCCCCGGCTCCGATGCTCCGCCGCAGACTATCTTCTCCACCACGGATGATGTAATCCTCGCCCAGGCTCTGGAGCTGGCAGACGAAGCTCGCCGCAAGCGGCAGTTCACGGACGTCAACCGCTTCGCGTTGCGCTGCATGGTGTGCCAGACGGGCCTGGTGGGACAGAAGGAGGCACGGGAACACGCCAAGGAGACGGGCCACACCAATTTTGGCGAAGTGTGA
- the yod1 gene encoding ubiquitin thioesterase OTU1 isoform X2, translating to MLRLRCKTKNGSHIMQGLTHQSCVQELKSKVEELTGIPCDVQKIMVGYPPSSLDLRNGDAHLKDYPIKSGDTLIVEEEKNKPKPQERPVVTKAPRLEASPVLARRVVPADNSCLFTSVYYVVEGGVYDPACAPEMRGLIAQIVSSDPAAYSEAVLGKTNDEYCSWIRRDDTWGGAIEVSILSKFYQCEICVVDTQTVRVDRFGEDAGYHKRVLLIYDGIHYDPLQKEVPGSDAPPQTIFSTTDDVILAQALELADEARRKRQFTDVNRFALRCMVCQTGLVGQKEAREHAKETGHTNFGEV from the exons ATGTTGCGGCTACGCTGTAAGACCAAAAATGGAAGCCACATCATGCAGGGCTTGACTCACCAGTCCTGTGTGCAGGAGTTGAAGAGCAAGGTGGAAGAGCTGACTGGGATTCCATGCGACGTTCAAAAAATTATGGTCGGCTACCCACCTTCCAGCCTTGATCTTCGAAATGGAGATGCCCACCTCAAGGATTACCCCATCAAATCag GAGACACACTCATCgttgaagaggagaaaaacaagccaAAGCCTCAGGAACGTCCCGTCGTGACTAAAGCGCCTCGCCTGGAAGCCTCACCTGTGCTCGCGCGTCGGGTGGTGCCAGCCGACAACTCCTGCCTCTTTACCAGTGTTTACTACGTGGTGGAGGGCGGGGTGTACGACCCCGCCTGTGCCCCGGAGATGCGAGGCCTCATCGCCCAGATCGTTTCGAGTGACCCGGCAGCGTACTCGGAAGCAGTGCTGGGAAAAACCAACGATGAGTACTGCTCCTGGATCAGGCGCGACGACACCTGGGGAGGCGCCATCGAGGTGTCCATCCTTTCCAAGTTTTACCAGTGTGAGATCTGCGTGGTGGACACTCAGACGGTCCGGGTCGATCGATTCGGGGAGGACGCCGGCTACCACAAGCGTGTGCTGCTCATCTACGACGGTATCCACTACGACCCGTTGCAGAAAGAGGTCCCCGGCTCCGATGCTCCGCCGCAGACTATCTTCTCCACCACGGATGATGTAATCCTCGCCCAGGCTCTGGAGCTGGCAGACGAAGCTCGCCGCAAGCGGCAGTTCACGGACGTCAACCGCTTCGCGTTGCGCTGCATGGTGTGCCAGACGGGCCTGGTGGGACAGAAGGAGGCACGGGAACACGCCAAGGAGACGGGCCACACCAATTTTGGCGAAGTGTGA
- the zgc:158258 gene encoding specifically androgen-regulated gene protein, whose translation MPQSDTWPGGTGKDLMYSMESAGSCDSVVSAHSGSSDDSLDYLSAEEKACIMFLEETIDSLDTEEDSGLSNDEPDHLPTSAALANKLADLSASLSKTKINGLEKKASKKTRVDNGETKLVHSYVVPTPYAVGAPSSMPGAKPFPSLPVASRHGTSPVPSAGHVAVPSSANPQEYSGRAGDGYLPRGPLSYEALVHLRKSATAKKTPLCPTVDHTIESNNPTPTPMASNLRNIPRPAISHKEVPKSKTSTVPAKAQNKDPSNSVNHANDPIVVRHEALQKLGLLRNEEPENDAVAPLPQPKSHSSMHPMPNRFTITPSNSSTSRSPSFYNSQVATEPKNRPLQSSASFHHDSRRDELLVSSRKPTQSTGLRKSGVERSATMDNHRSSPEQNHRMSAKPAKTSYSSPPRAPKPSKSKPAPQNPANVVGYTAMVVPGVGSERKEALRKLGLLKK comes from the exons ATGCCCCAGAGTGATACCTGGCCAGGTGGCACTGGAAAGGATCTGATGTACAGCATGGAGAGTGCCGGGAGCTGCGACAGTGTTGTCAGTGCTCATTCTGGCAGC agtgatGACAGTCTAGACTACCTGTCTGCTGAAGAGAAGGCCTGTATCATGTTTTTGGAGGAGACTATTGATTCTCTGGACACTGAAGAAGACAGTGGACTGTCAAATGACGAACCTGACCATCTGCCTACTTCTGCAGCCCTTGCTAACAAACTGGCAGATCTGTCAGCCTCGTTGAGCAAAACCAAGATAAACG GTTTGGAGAAAAAGGCTTCGAAGAAAACCAGAGTGGACAATGGTGAAACCAAGCTCGTTCATAGCTACGTGGTTCCTACACCCTATGCTGTGGGCGCTCCGAGTTCTATGCCCGGTGCTAAACCCTTCCCCTCTCTGCCAGTCGCATCCAGACACGGCACCTCCCCAGTACCTTCAGCGGGTCATGTTGCGGTACCCTCCTCAGCAAATCCACAGGAGTACTCAGGCAGAGCAGGCGATGGTTACCTACCGAGAGGACCTCTGTCTTATGAGGCTCTTGTTCATCTGCGCAAAAGtgccacagcaaagaaaactcCTTTATGTCCCACTGTCGATCACACTATCGAGTCGAACAACCCCACTCCTACACCAATGGCTTCAAATCTCAGAAACATACCAAGGCCTGCCATATCCCACAAAGAGGTTCCCAAGTCGAAGACAAGCACTGTTCCAGCGAAAGCACAAAACAAAGATCCTTCCAACAGTGTCAATCATGCTAATGATCCCATAGTGGTGAGACACGAAGCTCTGCAGAAGTTAGGTCTCTTGAGAAACGAAGAGCCAGAAAATGATGCTGTAGCTCCTCTGCCTCAGCCCAAATCTCACTCCTCTATGCATCCAATGCCAAACAGATTTACAATTACTCCATCCAACAGTAGTACATCAAGGAGTCCTTCCTTCTATAATTCCCAAGTGGCCACAGAGCCTAAGAACAGGCCTCTGCAGAGCAGTGCCAGTTTCCATCACGACTCCAGACGTGACGAGCTGCTTGTGTCTTCAAGAAAACCCACGCAGTCCACTGGGTTGAGGAAAAGTGGCGTGGAGCGCTCAGCCACCATGGATAACCACAGAAGTAGCCCTGAACAGAATCACAGAATGTCTGCAAAGCCGGCAAAAACCAGCTACTCCTCACCACCCAGAGCGCCAAAGCCGTCCAAGTCGAAGCCCGCCCCCCAAAATCCGGCCAACGTAGTGGGATATACTGCGATGGTGGTGCCTGGGGTGGGAAGTGAGCGAAAGGAGGCTCTGAGAAAGCTTGGATTgcttaaaaaatga
- the kif17 gene encoding kinesin-like protein KIF17: MGSESVKVVVRCRPLNDREKALSCKMVLSMDLHRCQCFIEKPGAADEPPKQFTFDGTYYIDQTTEQMYNEIAYPLVEGVTEGYNGTIFAYGQTGSGKSFTMQGVSEPTSQKGVIPRAFEHIFESIQCAENTKFLVRASYLEIYNEEIRDLLGSDTKQRLELKEHPERGVYVRDLSMHTVHSVRECERIIEHGWRNRAVGYTLMNKDSSRSHSIFTIHLEICSTDTAGQDHLRAGKLNLVDLAGSERQSKTGATGDRLREATKINLSLSALGNVISALVDGRSKYIPYRDSKLTRLLQDSLGGNTRTLMIACLSPADNNYEESLSTLRYANRAKSIQNRPRINEDPKDALLREYQEEIKKLRALISGQLGTADLSSFLAGRLSEVSLPAPSTPQSSTTEARKERIKEDYEEKLAKLQADYNAEQESKAKLQEDIAALRCSYESKLSVLEKAQTSRGSSVSKNAAVSSSCISQVSEEQQCLSTDPMCHSPTGETFPTKAAVPHEVVGGQEHAEGDEPSGSACVSATGSLDQKHVLERLQQLEQEVVGGEQARNKELQQRHRQRQKLADQRKVQLIQALSQNSEDSESVLLNVYNSIQEEVHAKDQMLVKVQGKLKAAKLEIRDLQAEFEEERKDYLTTIRRLEREGQLLHSLLERMVPLVRRDCNYSNLDRLKKEAVWDEDSATWRLPDVVLQKTTLPSAVAPKPSTCRSTGPEAAVSFMMEEDRYKEMLDRSDSENIASSYFKPKRASQLLGAEAAKGHGVHSPPLLSVAAHLSVSSPNSNSPVSSDAVLPRPFRLESLDVPVSKVKRKKSKTHIQHEGI; the protein is encoded by the exons ATGGGGTCAGAGTCAGTGAAGGTGGTTGTCAGGTGCAGGCCCCTGAATGACAGGGAGAAGGCTCTCAGCTGCAAGATGGTGCTGTCCATGGACCTGCACCGCTGCCAGTGCTTCATAGAGAAGCCCGGGGCAGCGGATGAGCCCCCCAAACAGTTCACCTTTGATGGGACATACTACATTGATCAGACAACGGAGCAGATGTACAATGAGATTGCCTATCCGTTGGTTGAG GGCGTCACTGAGGGATACAATGGCACAATTTTTGCCTATGGACAAACTGGAAGCGGCAAGTCTTTCACCATGCAGGGCGTGTCTGAGCCGACGTCTCAGAAAGGCGTCATCCCCCGGGCCTTCGAGCATATTTTTGAGAGCATTCAG TGTGCAGAAAATACCAAATTCCTGGTCAGGGCCTCCTACTTGGAGATTTACAACGAAGAAATCAGAGACCTTTTGGGAAGTGACACCaaacagagattggag CTGAAGGAGCACCCGGAGCGTGGAGTGTATGTGCGGGACCTCTCCATGCACACAGTGCACAGCgtgagagagtgtgagagaatCATCGAGCACGGCTGGAGGAACCGGGCGGTGGGCTACACACTGATGAACAAAGACTCCTCCCGCTCCCACTCCATCTTCACCATCCATCTGGAGATTTGCAGCACTG ACACAGCCGGCCAGGACCACCTGCGAGCAGGAAAACTCAACCTGGTGGACTTGGCAGGAAGCGAGCGTCAGTCCAAAACCGGCGCTACCGGCGACCGTCTCCGCGAGGCCACGAAGATCAACCTGTCGCTCTCGGCCCTGGGGAACGTCATCTCCGCCCTGGTGGACGGGCGCTCCAAATACATCCCCTACCGGGACTCCAAGCTGACccggctgctgcaggactcccTGGGAGGAAACACGCGCACCTTGATGATCGCCTGTCTCTCACCGGCAGACAACAACTACGAGGAGAGCCTCAGCACGCTGCGCTATGCAAACCGGGCCAAAAGCATCCAGAACAGGCCCCGAATCAATGAAGACCCCAAGGATGCTCTGCTGCGGGAGTATCAGGAGGAGATCAAGAAGCTACGGGCCCTCATATCAGGCCAGTTGGGCACCGCTGACCTCTCCT cttttttgGCAGGTCGGCTGTCTGAGGTCTCTCTTCCCGCTCCGTCGACACCACAGTCCAGCACCACCGAAGCAAGGAAGGAGAGGATTAAAGAG GACTATGAGGAGAAGCTGGCCAAGTTGCAGGCAGACTACAATGCAGAGCAGGAATCTAAGgcgaagctgcaggaggacatTGCTGCCCTGCGCTGCTCGTACGAATCAAAGCTCTCTGTTCTGGAGAAGGcccagaccagcagagggagctctGTCTCTAAAAATG cagcagtgagctccAGCTGTATATCCCAGGTGTCTGAGGAACAGCAATGCCTCAGCACTGATCCCATGTGCCACAGTCCAACTGGAGAAACATTCCCCACCAAG GCTGCTGTACCTCATGAAGTGGTGGGGGGTCAGGAGCATGCAGAGGGAGACGAGCCCTCAGGGTCGGCCTGTGTCTCAGCAACAGGGAGTCTGGACCAAAAGCACGTCTTGGAAAG gctgcagcagcttgaacaGGAGGTGGTGGGAGGGGAGCAGGCCAGGAACAAGGAGctacagcagagacacagacagaggcagAAGCTTGCTGACCAGAGAAAAGTCCAGCTCATCCAGGCTCTGTCACAGaacagtgaggacagtgagaGTGTGCTGCTGAATGTCTACAATTCCATTCAGGAAGAAGTCCACGCCAAAGACCAGATGCTGGTCAAAGTCCAGGGCAAG ctgaaagcagcaaaACTGGAGATCCGTGACCTCCAGGCTGAGtttgaggaggagagaaaggactACCTGACGACCATCCGCAGACTAGAGAGAGAAggccagctgctgcacagcttGCTGGAGCGCATGGTGCCCCTGGTTCGCCGCGACTGCAACTACAGCAACCTGGACCGCTTGAAGAAAGAAGCTGTGTGGGACGAGGACAGCGCAACCTGGAGGCTGCCAGATGTGgtgctgcagaaaaccacactcCCCTCAG CAGTGGCACCAAAACCATCAACTTGCAGAAGCACAGGGCCTGAGGCTGCAGTGTCATTtatg aTGGAAGAAGACAGGTACAAGGAAATGCTGGACCGAAGTGACAGTGAGAACATTGCCAGCAGCTACTTCAAGCCAAAAAGAGCCAGCCAGCTGCTGGGAGCCGAAGCCGCCAAGGGACACG GGGTCCACTCACCTCCACTGCTCAGCGTGGCGGCCCACCTCTCTGTGAGCAGTCCTAACTCGAACTCCCCTGTCAGCTCAGACGCCGTCCTTCCTCGTCCTTTCCGTCTGGAGTCGTTGGATGTCCCAGTGTCCAAGGTGAAGCGCAAGAAAAGCAAAACGCACATTCAGCATGAGGGGATTTGA
- the sh2d5 gene encoding SH2 domain-containing protein 5 isoform X2, with translation MGEAPVSEDSKVTRTAEYVGSFPVDDCCLDDQIKQLHTQLKSLKACKRRRPVSLKFSIKGVKVYDEDETTLLMAHALRRVSLSTARPVDAQFAFVSHNPGSVDAQLYCHVFKARHARALSYLEKHPEEAQDGSAGSLPKRNPSLLNHGFPLSVSALVSFRRAPFRGLLPGTKKSQKSSDDAHSSQDEVFASSPSLVRKKAIRTKALRSGAYRSFTFTPLKQRCVQERLNASQEKDKEKAPVRRSRTPSLAETEEALAQAVWCWAGIATDSSYSLLADDVLGSYLLCPHPKKAKCGSLIIRFPSGLITYLIENTRKGKFLLEKCKTEFNSLAELIEYYTESQDSLPCVLSCARVNHCYEWEENGHQQLAKPSKSSSKAKRQSTHSKYPLV, from the exons ATGGGCGAGGCACCAGTCAGTGAAGACAGCAAAGTGACAAGAACTGCAGAG TATGTGGGCTCATTTCCTGTGGATGACTGCTGTCTGGATGACCAGATCAAACAActgcacacacagctgaagtCTCTCAAA gcATGCAAGAGAAGGAGGCCCGTGTCCCTGAAATTCTCCATTAAAGGTGTGAAAGTCTACGATGAAGATGAAACG ACCCTCCTCATGGCTCACGCCCTGCGGAGAGTGTCTctgtccaccgcccggcccgtCGATGCCCAGTTTGCCTTCGTCTCCCACAACCCAGGCAGCGTGGATGCGCAGCTCTATTGCCACGTTTTTAAAGCAAGGCATGCCAGAGCG CTGTCGTACCTGGAGAAGCACCCAGAAGAGGCGCAGGACGGCTCGGCGGGCTCCCTGCCCAAACGCAACCCGTCCCTGCTCAACCACGGCTTCCCGCTGAGCGTCAGCGCCCTGGTGTCCTTCAGGAGAGCCCCTTTTCGAGGCCTGCTGCCCGGCACCAAG AAAAGTCAGAAGTCTTCAGACGACGCTCACAGCAGCCAGGACGAGGTCTtcgcctcctccccctccctggtCCGCAAGAAAGCCATCCGCACCAAAGCGCTGCGTTCGGGCGCTTACCGCTCCTTCACGTTCACGCCGCTCAAACAGCGCTGCGTTCAGGAGCGACTGAACGCCTCACAAG aAAAGGACAAAGAGAAGGCCCCAGTAAGGAGATCACGGACTCCAAGCCTGGCCGAAACAGAAGAAGCTCTGGCTCAAGCTGTGTGGTGTTGGGCCGGCATCGCTAC TGACAGCAGCTACTCGCTGCTGGCGGACGACGTCCTCGGGTCGTATCTTCTGTGTCCGCATCCCAAAAAAGCGAAATGCGGCTCCCTCATCATTCGCTTCCCCTCCGGTCTGATCACCTACCTGATAGAAAACACCCGCAAAGGGAAATTCCTGCTGGAG AAATGTAAGACTGAGTTCAATTCGCTAGCCGAGCTGATTGAATACTACACCGAGAGCCAGGACAGCCTGCCGTGCGTGCTGAGCTGCGCCCGGGTCAACCACTGCTACGAGTGGGAGGAGAACGGCCATCAGCAGCTGGCGAAACCGAGCAAGAGCTCCAGCAAAGCCAAACGACAAAGCACCCACTCAAAGTACCCGCTGGTGTGA
- the sh2d5 gene encoding SH2 domain-containing protein 5 isoform X1 has protein sequence MGEAPVSEDSKVTRTAEYVGSFPVDDCCLDDQIKQLHTQLKSLKACKRRRPVSLKFSIKGVKVYDEDETTLLMAHALRRVSLSTARPVDAQFAFVSHNPGSVDAQLYCHVFKARHARAAQFLNLLLCRCFQLSYLEKHPEEAQDGSAGSLPKRNPSLLNHGFPLSVSALVSFRRAPFRGLLPGTKKSQKSSDDAHSSQDEVFASSPSLVRKKAIRTKALRSGAYRSFTFTPLKQRCVQERLNASQEKDKEKAPVRRSRTPSLAETEEALAQAVWCWAGIATDSSYSLLADDVLGSYLLCPHPKKAKCGSLIIRFPSGLITYLIENTRKGKFLLEKCKTEFNSLAELIEYYTESQDSLPCVLSCARVNHCYEWEENGHQQLAKPSKSSSKAKRQSTHSKYPLV, from the exons ATGGGCGAGGCACCAGTCAGTGAAGACAGCAAAGTGACAAGAACTGCAGAG TATGTGGGCTCATTTCCTGTGGATGACTGCTGTCTGGATGACCAGATCAAACAActgcacacacagctgaagtCTCTCAAA gcATGCAAGAGAAGGAGGCCCGTGTCCCTGAAATTCTCCATTAAAGGTGTGAAAGTCTACGATGAAGATGAAACG ACCCTCCTCATGGCTCACGCCCTGCGGAGAGTGTCTctgtccaccgcccggcccgtCGATGCCCAGTTTGCCTTCGTCTCCCACAACCCAGGCAGCGTGGATGCGCAGCTCTATTGCCACGTTTTTAAAGCAAGGCATGCCAGAGCG GCCCAGTTcctgaacctgctgctgtgccGCTGTTTCCAGCTGTCGTACCTGGAGAAGCACCCAGAAGAGGCGCAGGACGGCTCGGCGGGCTCCCTGCCCAAACGCAACCCGTCCCTGCTCAACCACGGCTTCCCGCTGAGCGTCAGCGCCCTGGTGTCCTTCAGGAGAGCCCCTTTTCGAGGCCTGCTGCCCGGCACCAAG AAAAGTCAGAAGTCTTCAGACGACGCTCACAGCAGCCAGGACGAGGTCTtcgcctcctccccctccctggtCCGCAAGAAAGCCATCCGCACCAAAGCGCTGCGTTCGGGCGCTTACCGCTCCTTCACGTTCACGCCGCTCAAACAGCGCTGCGTTCAGGAGCGACTGAACGCCTCACAAG aAAAGGACAAAGAGAAGGCCCCAGTAAGGAGATCACGGACTCCAAGCCTGGCCGAAACAGAAGAAGCTCTGGCTCAAGCTGTGTGGTGTTGGGCCGGCATCGCTAC TGACAGCAGCTACTCGCTGCTGGCGGACGACGTCCTCGGGTCGTATCTTCTGTGTCCGCATCCCAAAAAAGCGAAATGCGGCTCCCTCATCATTCGCTTCCCCTCCGGTCTGATCACCTACCTGATAGAAAACACCCGCAAAGGGAAATTCCTGCTGGAG AAATGTAAGACTGAGTTCAATTCGCTAGCCGAGCTGATTGAATACTACACCGAGAGCCAGGACAGCCTGCCGTGCGTGCTGAGCTGCGCCCGGGTCAACCACTGCTACGAGTGGGAGGAGAACGGCCATCAGCAGCTGGCGAAACCGAGCAAGAGCTCCAGCAAAGCCAAACGACAAAGCACCCACTCAAAGTACCCGCTGGTGTGA